From a region of the Synechococcus sp. RS9916 genome:
- a CDS encoding zinc ribbon domain-containing protein: protein MTFSDAYPKAYICPKCGNQAYESGQIRVSGGFWSSFFDVGNKRFNSVSCTQCGYTEFYKRTVSGIQKVFDFLGSG from the coding sequence ATGACTTTTTCTGACGCATATCCAAAAGCCTATATATGCCCTAAGTGCGGCAACCAAGCCTACGAAAGCGGACAGATTCGAGTCTCTGGTGGTTTCTGGTCCAGCTTTTTCGATGTCGGCAACAAACGCTTTAACTCTGTCTCGTGCACTCAGTGCGGTTACACGGAGTTCTATAAAAGGACTGTTTCTGGGATTCAAAAGGTATTCGACTTCCTTGGTTCAGGCTGA
- a CDS encoding calcium-binding protein, protein MKRSLFGLALQANRSNRHQPSLETLMGEHSNKNSIEAVDTKSLNQQQEMQDADVVVTGVKYFFGHKKFVNPQTCQDANMFVSTSSGNSYINTYGGDDVVYLNSDHEGEGLWNGFTEFNTKTSTGGGDDKVYGSVMNDWVVLGAGDDWVIGNKGDDRLIGLWGNDFLDGGEDDDILEGGEGTDVLTGGGGKNDLYGGMHADNFIVALTGNAQDRDRIMDFESGDKLTLTHNGQLAQWGDWVVEQFVNGVAIVDTENMDQAAFIAGVTLDDLLFTNGHTVEM, encoded by the coding sequence ATGAAACGCTCTTTGTTCGGCCTTGCTCTCCAAGCCAACCGCTCCAATCGTCATCAGCCATCGCTGGAGACACTCATGGGTGAACACAGCAACAAAAACTCAATAGAGGCAGTTGATACCAAAAGTCTTAATCAACAGCAGGAAATGCAGGATGCAGATGTAGTTGTTACTGGAGTTAAGTACTTCTTTGGGCATAAGAAATTCGTGAATCCACAAACATGCCAGGACGCCAATATGTTTGTTTCTACCTCATCTGGAAATAGCTATATCAACACATATGGTGGAGATGATGTTGTATACCTCAATTCAGATCACGAAGGGGAAGGATTATGGAATGGATTCACTGAATTCAATACCAAGACTTCGACTGGTGGAGGAGATGACAAGGTGTATGGATCTGTCATGAACGACTGGGTTGTCCTTGGAGCAGGTGATGACTGGGTTATTGGCAACAAAGGAGATGATCGTTTAATTGGCCTCTGGGGAAATGATTTTCTCGATGGAGGAGAGGACGATGACATTCTTGAAGGAGGAGAAGGTACAGATGTCTTGACCGGTGGTGGTGGGAAGAATGACCTGTACGGTGGCATGCATGCCGACAACTTCATAGTTGCTCTAACAGGCAATGCCCAGGACAGAGACAGAATTATGGACTTCGAGAGTGGTGACAAGCTGACTCTTACGCACAACGGTCAACTGGCACAGTGGGGAGATTGGGTTGTCGAGCAATTTGTGAATGGTGTGGCAATTGTTGACACAGAAAATATGGATCAGGCAGCCTTTATCGCCGGGGTGACTCTCGACGATCTGCTGTTTACTAATGGCCATACAGTTGAAATGTAA
- a CDS encoding cupin domain-containing protein, which translates to MKRLLAFGTVALALAACSPNQKPVTSSASTKPVIQEVFTSSETLNGTTLKYPAGKPELRLYRVEIPAGGKIPLHTHPAPMMVYVQGVNSGSLLNTRIQPDGSEIKTVFEPGEAFVEGANEPHFVENVGKKPTIIWVTVASAKGMPTTEFIGE; encoded by the coding sequence ATGAAGCGCCTACTCGCATTCGGCACCGTTGCTCTGGCATTGGCAGCATGTAGCCCTAACCAAAAACCCGTAACGTCGTCTGCTTCAACAAAACCTGTAATCCAAGAGGTCTTCACTAGTTCTGAGACTTTGAACGGAACTACTCTGAAATACCCAGCAGGCAAACCAGAGTTGCGCCTTTACCGAGTTGAAATCCCAGCCGGAGGAAAGATTCCTCTCCACACCCATCCAGCTCCAATGATGGTTTACGTGCAAGGTGTGAACTCTGGTTCCCTACTGAATACTCGTATACAACCTGATGGGAGTGAAATCAAGACTGTTTTCGAGCCTGGCGAGGCATTTGTCGAAGGCGCGAATGAGCCTCATTTCGTCGAAAATGTTGGCAAGAAACCAACAATTATTTGGGTTACAGTTGCTTCAGCCAAAGGCATGCCGACAACAGAATTTATTGGCGAATGA
- a CDS encoding putative quinol monooxygenase, whose protein sequence is MASFDKSTPFMLLARIHVKPGCVDEYLELARVTDEAVQASEPGMIHHTFDQDPDDPQAFVWSEVYANDEAFSAHVANPPVQEYLQKHAELGDGFSVEVYGTVGGDCRKLMESFGLPLKLFSTKLGYSRI, encoded by the coding sequence ATGGCCAGTTTCGACAAGTCCACGCCCTTCATGTTGCTTGCGCGAATCCACGTCAAGCCAGGTTGTGTTGACGAGTATCTGGAGCTTGCCCGAGTGACGGACGAAGCCGTGCAGGCGTCCGAGCCAGGGATGATCCATCACACGTTTGATCAGGATCCAGATGATCCCCAAGCTTTCGTGTGGTCAGAGGTCTATGCAAATGACGAGGCCTTTAGTGCCCATGTCGCCAACCCTCCTGTGCAGGAGTATTTGCAGAAACATGCCGAGCTTGGTGATGGCTTCAGTGTTGAGGTCTATGGAACTGTCGGCGGTGATTGCAGAAAACTTATGGAGTCTTTTGGGCTGCCGCTTAAACTTTTCTCGACCAAGCTTGGTTACAGCAGGATCTAA
- a CDS encoding DUF1651 domain-containing protein, with product MPGVHSDHGAMPNEDWPLVDRHPQKNGEGWLLKEQEQLIVCYRNAMPLAHAKSIELETRPMRGSKAPVVRRMLLHNAIEVWTHIQKTGWKRCQPRW from the coding sequence GTGCCCGGGGTTCACTCCGACCATGGCGCCATGCCCAATGAAGACTGGCCCCTTGTTGATCGTCACCCCCAGAAGAACGGGGAGGGCTGGTTGCTGAAGGAGCAGGAGCAGCTGATCGTCTGCTATCGGAATGCGATGCCCTTAGCTCACGCCAAGTCGATCGAGCTGGAAACCAGACCAATGCGTGGCAGCAAGGCGCCAGTCGTCAGGCGGATGCTGCTCCACAACGCCATCGAGGTCTGGACCCACATCCAGAAGACAGGCTGGAAGCGCTGTCAGCCCAGGTGGTGA
- a CDS encoding PAS domain-containing protein, producing MASAWSPGAVAALRERHDLPFVRTDAEGLVVEFNRRFREIYGWDDALIGQSIGAILPKEFRDQHHSGFSRFKLTETSKLISHPLELATICSDGTSVRSEHYIVAEKSAASSWSFAATLRPLEGPHAC from the coding sequence ATGGCCAGCGCCTGGAGCCCCGGAGCCGTTGCCGCACTGCGAGAGAGGCATGACCTTCCCTTCGTGCGCACTGATGCCGAGGGGCTTGTAGTGGAGTTCAATCGCCGGTTCAGGGAGATCTATGGCTGGGACGATGCGCTGATTGGCCAATCGATCGGCGCCATCCTGCCCAAAGAGTTCAGAGATCAGCACCACAGCGGCTTCTCCCGCTTCAAGCTCACGGAAACCTCGAAACTGATTAGTCACCCACTAGAGCTGGCCACCATCTGCAGCGATGGCACCAGTGTGCGCAGTGAGCACTACATCGTCGCTGAAAAATCTGCAGCCAGCTCCTGGAGCTTTGCCGCCACCCTGCGCCCGCTGGAAGGGCCCCATGCCTGCTGA
- a CDS encoding PAS domain-containing sensor histidine kinase has translation MPAEQNPGRSPGDQELLAQLRQSLGLLRVAFDSTDEVMVIADHNMRIRWANQKAADCFGEGITALLVGQTIDQCIQWQPWIEHRRPSDDNSPAQKPFHELILEQSEGEHKLRIGRKNQQIEEGAFFPGRLTWRQITSMSEAFHLIIIRDLDPIEQSLDRQRSFIQSLAHELRTPLALLTGNLKRLDRLLETSSRAQTKLESAQQETDRVKRLVDKLMLLSDLETGRYPWNWEVLPLQTALKDWQQSLSKKKQTHLHIRVNSQNALIRIDRQAFHLVLDQLFENSLQFSDGQATVSIEAEVTKDAIKLLYQDSGPGLRDTDQDQIATIFDRFQRLEQHRKAHRAEGGGLGLALAKELMEGMAGTLQLASPPHQSERPCEGTQFSIGFQRQISRHQAEPDDRGCSPVT, from the coding sequence ATGCCTGCTGAACAGAACCCTGGACGGAGCCCTGGGGATCAGGAACTCCTAGCTCAATTACGTCAGTCGCTTGGGTTATTGCGCGTGGCCTTCGACAGCACCGATGAGGTGATGGTGATTGCAGATCACAACATGCGTATTCGTTGGGCCAACCAAAAAGCAGCTGATTGCTTTGGTGAAGGAATCACCGCTCTGCTTGTTGGTCAAACAATCGATCAATGCATTCAATGGCAACCGTGGATTGAGCACAGACGGCCATCTGATGACAACAGCCCTGCCCAAAAACCATTCCATGAACTCATTCTTGAGCAATCAGAAGGTGAGCACAAGCTACGGATCGGTCGCAAAAATCAACAGATCGAAGAAGGAGCGTTCTTTCCAGGACGATTGACATGGCGACAGATCACCAGCATGTCAGAGGCGTTTCACTTGATCATCATCAGAGATCTAGACCCCATCGAACAAAGTCTTGATCGCCAAAGAAGCTTCATTCAATCGTTGGCCCATGAACTGCGCACCCCTCTCGCCTTACTCACCGGTAACCTGAAGCGTTTAGACCGGTTGTTAGAGACATCCAGCAGAGCACAAACAAAGCTTGAATCAGCACAGCAGGAAACCGATCGTGTTAAACGACTTGTCGATAAACTGATGTTGCTGTCGGACCTCGAGACAGGTCGCTATCCCTGGAACTGGGAGGTTCTGCCCTTACAGACAGCATTGAAAGACTGGCAACAATCGCTCTCTAAAAAAAAGCAAACACATTTACACATTCGTGTGAATTCTCAAAACGCACTGATTCGCATTGATCGTCAAGCATTTCATCTCGTCTTGGATCAACTATTTGAAAACAGCCTGCAATTCAGCGATGGGCAAGCCACTGTGTCAATCGAAGCAGAAGTCACAAAGGATGCGATCAAACTGCTGTACCAAGACTCAGGCCCCGGACTTCGAGATACCGATCAGGATCAAATCGCCACCATTTTTGACCGCTTTCAACGACTGGAACAACACCGCAAAGCCCACCGCGCAGAAGGAGGTGGTTTGGGTCTCGCGCTGGCCAAGGAACTGATGGAAGGAATGGCAGGCACTCTCCAGCTCGCGAGCCCCCCGCACCAGTCAGAGCGACCTTGCGAAGGGACACAATTCTCCATTGGGTTTCAAAGGCAAATCTCCCGTCATCAGGCTGAACCCGACGATCGAGGCTGCTCCCCCGTCACATAG
- a CDS encoding response regulator: MFRVVEDRTTLNRTVSVAVVDDDPRLRTLLEEELKDLGVDPVLCDNGAELMALLQQRPVALILLDLMMPVMDGFACLDALREQRSSIPVVVVTAHGDSSYRQRVLDAGASDYVLKPQLFERLPRLLTRYVTGEQPRSSGSA; the protein is encoded by the coding sequence GTGTTCCGTGTTGTGGAGGATCGCACCACGCTGAACCGCACGGTCTCCGTCGCTGTCGTGGACGACGATCCAAGACTCAGGACTCTTCTGGAGGAAGAACTAAAGGATCTCGGTGTCGACCCTGTGCTTTGTGACAACGGTGCCGAGCTGATGGCGCTCCTTCAACAGCGGCCTGTGGCCTTGATCCTTTTGGATCTGATGATGCCGGTCATGGACGGCTTTGCATGCCTGGATGCTCTGCGAGAGCAGCGATCCTCGATTCCTGTGGTGGTCGTGACAGCGCATGGTGATTCGAGTTACCGCCAGCGCGTGCTCGATGCCGGAGCGAGTGATTACGTCCTGAAGCCTCAATTGTTTGAGCGTTTACCCCGCCTGCTCACGCGCTATGTGACGGGGGAGCAGCCTCGATCGTCGGGTTCAGCCTGA
- a CDS encoding gamma carbonic anhydrase family protein, whose translation MKMHDDSPHSWPEPQISPNAWVASSAVVIGDVQMADGSSLWPTAVARADLASITIGEGSNVQDGAVLHGDPGEPVTIGRHVTIGHRAVVHGATLKEGCLIGIGAIVLNGVTVGEGALVAAGAVVTKDVPPRTLVAGIPAQVKREFSEELAQKQIQHAIRYRELAQVHATRVQPEMLQNQTS comes from the coding sequence ATGAAGATGCACGATGACTCACCCCATTCCTGGCCAGAGCCTCAGATTTCACCCAATGCATGGGTGGCTTCCAGCGCGGTGGTGATCGGCGATGTGCAAATGGCTGACGGCAGCAGTCTCTGGCCAACAGCCGTCGCCCGCGCGGATCTAGCCAGCATCACGATTGGCGAAGGCAGCAACGTGCAAGACGGCGCTGTCTTGCATGGCGATCCAGGGGAACCCGTCACGATTGGGCGACACGTAACCATCGGACACCGGGCCGTGGTTCATGGGGCGACCCTGAAAGAGGGTTGCCTGATCGGCATCGGTGCCATCGTCCTAAATGGGGTGACCGTGGGAGAAGGAGCCCTAGTTGCCGCAGGCGCTGTGGTCACCAAAGACGTCCCACCCCGCACCTTGGTGGCCGGCATCCCGGCCCAGGTGAAGCGGGAATTCAGCGAAGAATTGGCGCAAAAGCAGATTCAGCACGCCATTCGCTATCGCGAATTGGCACAGGTGCATGCCACCCGAGTGCAGCCTGAAATGCTGCAAAACCAAACGAGCTGA
- a CDS encoding photosystem II protein Y gives MDLRLVLVASPILLALSWAGFNIGRAAVGQLQLMIKRSRA, from the coding sequence ATGGACCTCCGGCTCGTCCTCGTGGCTTCCCCGATCCTTCTGGCACTGAGCTGGGCAGGGTTCAACATCGGCCGCGCTGCCGTTGGTCAGCTCCAGCTGATGATCAAGCGCAGCCGCGCCTGA